In Pseudoduganella albidiflava, a single window of DNA contains:
- a CDS encoding TerC family protein yields MEWLFDPAIWAGLLTLVVLEIVLGIDNLIFIAILADKLPPHQRDKARLIGLSLAMLMRLGLLTIVSWLVTLTTPLFFMAGQGFSGRDLILLAGGVFLLFKATIELHERLEGVTHVQTGSKVYAGFGAVVAQIVVLDAVFSLDAVITAVGMVDELGVMMAAVVISIGVMILASKPLTRFVNAHPTVVVLCLSFLLMIGLSLVAEGLGFHIPKGYLYAAIGFSIVIETLNQFARRNFLKSQARMPFRDRTADTVLRLMGGRKRTEAAADPQDEQPAELDAFAVEERNMVSGVLTLGDRSVRSVMTPRSAMSWVNLDDAAETILRQLQETPHSLMPVCRGQLDNVLGIARTKDMIADLLLGRPIGETGARLRTPIVLPDTAGVLKAMDTLKRAHGQLVLVTDEYGVVQGLLTPVDILEAIAGEFPDEDEELAIQLKAPGLWEVDGAADLHLLEQVLETDALVRDDADCTSLAGFLLAHFEGFPDVGQSLELDGLRYEILAVEERRIAKVAVRRIAAAELEEAA; encoded by the coding sequence ATGGAATGGCTTTTCGACCCGGCAATCTGGGCGGGATTGCTCACGCTCGTCGTCCTGGAAATCGTCCTGGGCATCGACAACCTGATCTTCATCGCCATCCTGGCGGACAAGCTGCCGCCCCACCAGCGCGACAAGGCGCGGCTGATCGGCCTGTCGCTGGCCATGCTGATGCGCCTTGGCTTGCTGACGATCGTCTCCTGGCTGGTCACGCTGACCACCCCGCTGTTCTTCATGGCCGGCCAGGGTTTTTCCGGCCGCGACCTGATCCTGCTGGCCGGCGGCGTGTTCCTGCTGTTCAAGGCCACCATCGAGCTGCATGAACGGCTCGAGGGGGTGACCCACGTGCAGACCGGCTCGAAGGTGTACGCCGGCTTCGGCGCCGTGGTGGCGCAGATCGTCGTGCTCGATGCCGTGTTCTCGCTCGATGCGGTGATCACGGCCGTCGGCATGGTCGACGAACTGGGCGTGATGATGGCGGCCGTGGTGATCTCGATCGGCGTGATGATCCTCGCCTCGAAGCCGCTGACGCGCTTCGTCAACGCGCATCCCACCGTGGTGGTGCTGTGCCTGTCGTTCCTGCTGATGATCGGCCTGTCGCTGGTGGCCGAAGGCCTGGGCTTCCATATCCCCAAGGGCTACCTGTACGCGGCCATCGGCTTCTCGATCGTGATCGAGACACTGAACCAGTTCGCACGCCGCAATTTCCTGAAGAGCCAGGCGCGCATGCCGTTCCGCGACCGCACGGCCGACACCGTGCTGCGCCTGATGGGCGGCCGCAAGCGCACCGAAGCCGCGGCCGACCCGCAGGACGAACAGCCGGCAGAACTGGACGCGTTCGCCGTCGAGGAACGCAACATGGTCAGCGGCGTGCTGACGCTGGGCGACCGCTCGGTGCGCTCGGTGATGACGCCGCGCTCGGCAATGTCGTGGGTGAACCTGGACGATGCCGCCGAGACGATCCTGCGCCAGTTGCAGGAAACACCGCACAGCCTGATGCCGGTGTGCCGGGGCCAGCTGGACAATGTGCTCGGCATCGCGCGCACCAAGGACATGATCGCCGACTTGCTGCTGGGCCGGCCGATCGGCGAAACCGGGGCGCGCCTGCGCACGCCCATCGTGCTGCCCGATACGGCCGGCGTGCTCAAAGCGATGGACACGCTGAAGCGCGCGCACGGGCAGCTGGTGCTGGTGACCGATGAATACGGCGTCGTGCAGGGCCTGCTGACACCGGTGGACATCCTGGAAGCCATCGCCGGCGAATTCCCCGACGAGGACGAAGAGCTGGCCATCCAGCTGAAGGCTCCCGGGTTGTGGGAAGTGGACGGGGCGGCCGACCTGCACCTGCTCGAACAGGTGCTGGAAACGGATGCGCTGGTGCGCGACGATGCCGACTGCACCTCGCTGGCCGGCTTCCTGCTGGCGCATTTCGAAGGCTTCCCGGACGTCGGCCAGTCGCTCGAGCTCGATGGCCTGCGCTACGAGATCCTCGCCGTCGAGGAGCGGCGCATCGCCAAGGTCGCGGTGCGCCGGATCGCCGCCGCCGAATTGGAGGAAGCCGCGTGA
- the arfB gene encoding alternative ribosome rescue aminoacyl-tRNA hydrolase ArfB → MAVINPNEVEFSAIRAQGPGGQNVNKVSCAVHARFDIAASSLPARVKERLLALRDGRITQEGVLVIKAQASRSLEQNKEDALRRLQALVDEAAHVPVVRRATRPTRGSQVRRVDAKVRSGKIKALRGKVTD, encoded by the coding sequence ATGGCGGTCATCAATCCCAATGAAGTGGAGTTCAGCGCGATCCGGGCCCAGGGGCCGGGCGGGCAGAACGTCAACAAGGTATCGTGCGCGGTGCATGCGCGCTTCGACATCGCGGCGTCGTCGCTGCCGGCACGCGTCAAGGAACGCCTGCTGGCCCTGCGCGACGGGCGCATCACGCAGGAGGGCGTGCTGGTCATCAAGGCGCAGGCCTCGCGCAGCCTGGAACAGAACAAGGAAGATGCGCTGCGCCGCCTGCAGGCGCTGGTCGACGAGGCGGCGCACGTGCCGGTGGTCCGGCGCGCCACGCGGCCCACCCGCGGCTCGCAGGTGCGGCGCGTCGATGCCAAGGTGCGCAGCGGGAAGATCAAGGCCTTGCGCGGCAAGGTTACGGACTGA
- a CDS encoding AI-2E family transporter — translation MFLKRPTNILLTVTCAIALLHFGREVLQPITLALVLSLALAPLIRAIVGLGISRTVATFIALGLSISALAGAGVVLVAQLYGLTADLPQYRAEIRAKLKEVQVLTEQPLARLPTELLEGVPGATASGTSLRSRRGTTQPVPVVIREPTSTQDSLTRAIGVVSGPLGTVGLVLVLLVFVLLDQENLRDRLVRLAGQREVSRTLKGLEDAAHGVSRFFFSQFIVNIVFGAVIGVVLWLLGIPHAVLWAALCAVLRFVPYIGALIAGGAIALFAAAVDPGWTLALVALALFVALEVVLAYVIEPRVYGHSSGMSALAVIVSALFWSAVWGPVGLLLSTPLTLCLVVAGRYIKGLEPVTILLAEIPDASAAQRFFHRALSGDAAAIIADARVFLRKSTLARYCDQVVLPGLALAIGDLRGGRTDKVQEERLRSTIALVADTLAAGKHTGRARRLTVSMLNESIGAHLRRRREEQLGRWQGSLDVPARSIVLSVGFSNIREEFRSELLVLALREAGIDARSIMLDDGDDEARPDAEHLVSTVFVVYPIDTPFEAWNEAIDALRENLPDVPLVTIRPREDGAADAALVAGRVDMVLQSFEEALAFVAPVKEAKAAKAAAR, via the coding sequence ATGTTCTTGAAACGCCCCACCAACATCCTCCTTACGGTCACCTGCGCGATCGCGCTGCTGCATTTCGGCCGCGAAGTGCTGCAACCGATCACGCTGGCGCTGGTGCTCAGCCTGGCGCTGGCGCCGCTGATCCGCGCCATTGTCGGGCTCGGTATCTCGCGCACCGTCGCCACCTTCATCGCGCTGGGCCTGTCGATCTCGGCCCTGGCCGGCGCCGGCGTGGTGCTGGTCGCCCAGCTGTACGGCTTGACGGCCGACCTGCCGCAATACCGCGCCGAGATCCGCGCCAAGCTGAAGGAAGTGCAGGTGCTCACCGAGCAGCCGCTGGCCCGCCTGCCGACCGAGCTGCTGGAAGGCGTGCCCGGCGCGACGGCAAGCGGCACCTCGCTGCGCTCGCGCCGCGGCACCACGCAGCCGGTGCCGGTGGTGATCCGCGAGCCGACGTCCACGCAGGATTCGCTGACCCGGGCCATCGGCGTGGTGTCCGGGCCGCTGGGCACCGTCGGCCTCGTGCTGGTGCTGCTGGTGTTCGTCCTGCTCGACCAGGAAAACCTGCGCGACCGGCTGGTGCGCCTGGCCGGGCAGCGCGAAGTGAGCCGCACGCTGAAGGGGCTGGAAGACGCGGCGCACGGCGTGTCGCGCTTCTTCTTTTCCCAGTTCATCGTCAACATCGTGTTCGGCGCCGTCATCGGCGTGGTCTTGTGGCTGCTGGGGATTCCGCACGCGGTGCTGTGGGCGGCACTGTGCGCCGTGCTGCGCTTCGTGCCCTATATCGGCGCGCTGATCGCCGGCGGCGCGATCGCGCTGTTCGCCGCCGCGGTCGATCCGGGCTGGACGCTCGCGCTGGTGGCGCTGGCGCTGTTCGTGGCGCTGGAAGTGGTGCTGGCGTACGTGATCGAGCCTCGCGTGTACGGGCACAGCTCGGGCATGTCGGCGCTGGCGGTGATCGTGTCGGCGCTGTTCTGGAGCGCCGTGTGGGGGCCGGTGGGCTTGCTGCTGTCCACGCCGCTGACGCTGTGCCTGGTCGTGGCGGGCCGCTACATCAAGGGCCTGGAACCGGTGACCATCCTGCTGGCCGAGATACCGGACGCCAGCGCCGCGCAGCGCTTCTTCCACCGGGCGCTGTCCGGCGACGCGGCCGCGATCATCGCCGATGCCCGCGTGTTCCTGCGCAAGTCGACGCTGGCGCGCTACTGCGACCAGGTCGTGCTGCCCGGCCTGGCCCTGGCCATCGGCGACCTGCGCGGCGGGCGGACCGACAAGGTGCAGGAAGAACGCCTGCGCTCGACCATCGCGCTGGTGGCCGACACGCTGGCCGCCGGCAAGCACACCGGGCGGGCACGCCGCCTGACCGTGTCGATGCTCAACGAGAGCATCGGCGCGCACCTGCGGCGCCGGCGCGAGGAACAGCTGGGCCGCTGGCAAGGCTCGCTCGACGTGCCGGCACGGTCGATCGTGCTGAGCGTGGGGTTCTCCAACATCCGCGAGGAATTCCGCAGCGAGCTGCTGGTGCTGGCGCTGCGCGAAGCGGGCATCGATGCGCGCAGCATCATGCTGGACGACGGGGACGACGAAGCGCGGCCGGATGCCGAGCACCTGGTGTCGACGGTGTTCGTGGTCTACCCGATCGACACCCCGTTCGAGGCATGGAACGAGGCGATCGACGCATTGCGCGAAAACCTGCCCGACGTGCCGCTGGTGACGATCCGGCCGCGCGAGGACGGGGCGGCCGATGCCGCGCTGGTGGCCGGGCGCGTGGACATGGTGCTGCAATCGTTCGAGGAAGCGCTGGCCTTCGTGGCGCCGGTGAAGGAAGCCAAGGCGGCGAAGGCGGCCGCGCGCTGA
- a CDS encoding FxDxF family PEP-CTERM protein: protein MRIKSALLSVVAIATLGTGFAHAATNLVANGNFEQTTNGSNKQLSAKPTTAADRTTLAGWTSSNGRDGGYNFVLDSKTAPTWDSAIWLKGSGNGYDPLDGHGNFFASDSQYHPGVLSQTVSGLAIGSAYTLTFDYALAQQVGFDGANADNYWQVGFGGTSQDSTALSIANGGFSGWKTATMTFTADGASQVLSFLAKGTAPGAPPFLLLDGVSLVSAVPEPATWGMLLGGLGLVGFAARRRGKKTA from the coding sequence ATGCGCATCAAATCCGCCCTGCTGTCCGTCGTTGCCATCGCCACGCTGGGTACCGGCTTCGCCCACGCGGCCACCAATCTGGTTGCCAACGGCAACTTCGAGCAAACCACCAACGGTAGCAACAAGCAGCTTTCCGCCAAGCCGACCACGGCAGCCGACCGTACCACGCTGGCCGGCTGGACCAGCAGCAATGGCCGCGATGGCGGCTACAACTTCGTGCTGGACAGCAAAACCGCCCCCACCTGGGATTCGGCGATCTGGCTGAAGGGCAGCGGCAACGGCTACGACCCGCTCGACGGACACGGCAACTTCTTCGCCTCCGATTCGCAGTACCACCCCGGCGTGCTGTCGCAGACCGTGAGCGGCCTGGCCATTGGCAGCGCGTACACGCTGACCTTCGACTACGCGCTGGCACAGCAGGTTGGTTTCGATGGCGCCAACGCCGACAACTACTGGCAGGTCGGCTTCGGCGGCACCAGCCAGGACAGCACGGCGCTGTCGATCGCCAACGGCGGCTTCAGCGGCTGGAAAACCGCGACGATGACGTTCACGGCGGACGGCGCCAGCCAGGTGCTGTCGTTCCTGGCCAAGGGCACCGCCCCGGGCGCGCCGCCATTCCTGCTGCTCGATGGCGTATCGCTGGTATCGGCCGTGCCGGAACCGGCCACGTGGGGCATGCTGCTGGGCGGCCTCGGCCTGGTCGGATTCGCGGCGCGCCGCCGCGGCAAGAAAACCGCGTAA
- a CDS encoding sterol desaturase family protein, whose amino-acid sequence MPALLNEIAVTALRLFVWLALLTALFVPLERWFGARHPARTRRQRLHDLAYFVISSLVPVVVLAAPMALLAAAAQHVVPAALIEAIGRLPAAARIALAFVIAETGFYWGHRLSHELPWLWRFHALHHSTEHMHFLANTRSHPVDMVVTRLFGLVPLYLLGLASPGMAGSGTPALLLVAGTLWGFFIHANVRWRLGPLEWLVTTPAFHHWHHSRRDHINRNYASTLPVLDRLFGSHYLPRHWPAEVGTDTPQAPSLGGQLLEPLLPGDRAARAGG is encoded by the coding sequence ATGCCGGCACTGCTGAACGAGATCGCCGTCACGGCGCTGCGCCTGTTCGTCTGGCTGGCGCTGCTGACGGCGCTGTTCGTCCCGCTGGAACGGTGGTTCGGCGCGCGCCATCCCGCGCGCACCCGGCGCCAGCGGCTGCACGACCTCGCGTACTTCGTGATCAGCAGCCTGGTGCCCGTCGTCGTGCTGGCCGCGCCGATGGCGCTGCTGGCCGCCGCCGCCCAGCACGTCGTGCCTGCCGCGCTGATCGAGGCGATCGGGCGCTTGCCGGCAGCCGCGCGCATCGCGCTGGCGTTCGTCATCGCCGAAACCGGGTTTTACTGGGGCCACCGGCTCAGCCACGAGCTGCCCTGGCTGTGGCGCTTCCATGCGCTGCACCACAGTACCGAACACATGCACTTCCTCGCCAATACGCGCTCGCATCCGGTCGACATGGTCGTCACGCGCCTGTTCGGCCTGGTGCCGCTGTACCTGCTGGGCCTGGCCAGCCCCGGCATGGCGGGCAGCGGCACGCCGGCGCTGCTGCTGGTGGCGGGCACGCTGTGGGGCTTCTTCATCCACGCCAACGTGCGCTGGCGGCTCGGCCCGCTCGAATGGCTCGTCACGACGCCGGCGTTCCACCACTGGCACCACAGCCGCCGCGACCACATCAACCGCAACTACGCTTCCACGCTGCCGGTGCTGGACCGGCTGTTCGGCAGCCACTACCTGCCGCGCCACTGGCCGGCCGAGGTAGGCACCGATACGCCGCAGGCGCCATCACTGGGCGGGCAGTTGCTGGAGCCGCTGCTGCCGGGCGACAGGGCCGCGCGGGCTGGCGGCTGA